The Hydrogenothermus marinus DNA segment CATATCCTGAATGGGTTTTTGCAACATTTCAATCAACTTTTGCTGCAATAACAATAGCCCTTGCTGCAGGTGCTGTAATTGAAAGAATGAAATTTTCAACTTGGATTATATTTGTAATTTTATGGATAACATTTGTATATGCTCCAATAGCTCATGTAGTTTGGGGTGGTGGATTTTTATTTGAAGCTGGTGCTTTAGATTTTGCAGGTGGTACTGTTGTTCATATTAATGCAGGGGTTACAGGTTTAGTTTTAGCTCTTTTAGTTGGAAAAAGAAAAGATTACAAAAAAACAGCTATTCTTCCATCTTCAGTAGTGTTAACAGCTCTTGGTGCAGGTCTACTTTGGTTTGGATGGTTTGGTTTCAATGCAGGTTCAGCTTTTGGTGCAAATGAAGTGGCAGGAGTTGCTTTATTAACTACAAATTTAGCAACAGCAGCAGCAGTAATATCCTGGGTATTAATGGAATGGATAACTGCTAAAAAACCTACTTTACTTGGTGCAGCTTCAGGTGCAATTGCAGGACTTGTAGCAATTACTCCAGCAGCTGGTTTTGTAGATGCTATAGGAGCTTTAATTATAGGTCTTGTGGCTGGTATAGTAGGATGGTTTGGTGTTTATGTCCTTAAAAAAGCTCTTGGATATGATGATTCTTTAGATACTTTTGGTGTTCATGGACTCGCAGGAATGTGGGGGGCTTTAGCTACAGGAATTTTTGCTCTTCAATCTTTAGCATGGGATGGTTCTCCTTTACAAAATGGAGATAGATTAGGTCAGATATGGGTACAAGTAGAATCAATACTTTTCACAATTATTTATACTGCAATAATGACTACTATCTTATTTTTTGTAGCTAAGGTATTAACTAAAGGTGCAAGAGTTGACGAAGAATCAGAAACTGTAGGACTTGATGAAACAACCCATGGAGAAAGAGGCTTTAATTTATAAAATTTTATATCTAAAGGAGGTATGTAGTATGAAAAAATTAGTAGGATTTTTAACAGTAGCAGGACTCTTAACTTCAGTAAATGCTGCTGAGGTTAATTTAAAACTTCCAGTTAAAGTAAGTGGCGGAATTTCTGCAGGATACTCTTATGCAGATTCTACAGCAGAAGGATTTGAACTAAATAACTTTTTACTTGAATTTTCAAAAGATGCTGAAACAGGAGATATAGGTTTTACTGCAGCAATCGGATATTTATCATCAAATAAGCCATCTACTACAGGAGATCAATTTGGATTCCAATATGGATATTTAACAATAAAACCTATAGAAAATATAACCCTTGATGCTGGAGTTCTTACAACGAATGTTGGTTATGAAGTTGCAAACACATATGCAAATCCAAATATTACACTAGGTAAAGTATGGAGTGCACAACCTGTTTATTATGGTGGTGCAAGATTAACATATTCTTTCACTGAAGATTTAAATGTTTTTGCGGAAGTTAATGATGATGGAAATAGCGGTGCTTGGTCAGTTGGTTCTATAGGAAAATTAAATAATATAGAATATGTAGCTTCTTATTATGATAAGAATAATCCATCTGAACCTGATATTGTAGATATTATTTTATCTACATCTTTAATGGAAAACTTAGATGTAGCAGTAAATGGAGATTATCAAATAGGAAAAAATAATAATGGTTATGGAGTAGCTTTTTATATAATTCCAAAAGCTGGAAATATATCTTTACCAATCAGATTAGAATCTTTTGATGATAATGGTTCAGGCGCTTATAATAACAATAAAGGATATGATATTGCTATTACTCCAACTTACAAATTTAAATCTGGTTATTTAAGAGCTGAAGCTTTTTATTATAACTATGATAAGAAAGAAGGAATATCTGGCTCTGATGCAGCTGGGGGATATGTTGATGATTCAAATGTAGTATTTAGAGTAGAAGCAGGATATACATTTTAAATAAGCAGGATGCTATAGCATCCTGTTGCTGCTGCTAAACCTATGCTTGACTTAAGGAGGCTTTAAGCCTCCTTCTTTTTAATCTTTTATTATTTTTATATAAACCTTTCTTGTTCTTGGACCATCAAATTCAGCAAAAAATATCCCTTGCCAAGTTCCAAGTAATAATTTTCCATTTTCTATTGGCACAAAAGTATTTGTTCCTACAAGAATAGATTTTATATGGGCTGCAGCATTTCCTTCTATATGTTTATAGTCATCATTCCAAGGTACAAGTTTTTCAAGGGTTTGCTCTACATCCCATTTTACATCTGGATCTGCATTTTCATTTATAAATATCCCTGCAGTAGTATGAGGAACATATAGATAACATATTCCATCTTTTATTCTTATCTCATCTAAAACTTCTTGAACTTGATCTGTAATATCTACAAAATGAGTTCTTTTTTGAGTTATTACTTCTAAAATTTTAATCATTTTTACCCCTTTCTTTTTTATACTTTCATAAAATTTTAACAAAATTTTGATATAATCAGAGCTAATATAAAAAATTGGGGATGCAAAATGAATAAAGATCCTTCTGCAAATATTATAATACCATCTTTACCTGAAGAAATAAAAGGTTTAAGTGAAATTGCTCTAAATTTATGGTGGACATGGAATCCAAGAGGAGAAAATCTTTTTAGAATTTTAAATCCATATTTATGGAAAGAAAGTGAAAATAATCCTATTGCAGTATTAAAAAATTTACCTAAGGAATACTTAGAAAGTCTTACTAAAGATGAAAACTTTATGAAAGAGTATAAATATGTTTATGCTCTTTTTAAAGATTATATGAATGATACTAATATATATGCTAAAGAAAAACCTCTTCCAATTGCTTATTTTTGTGCAGAATTTGGATTACATCATACAATTCCTATATATTCAGGGGGACTTGGGATATTAGCAGGAGATATCTTAAAAGAATCTAGTGATATGAATATACCAATAGTTGGAATAGGATTTATGTATCCTCATGGATATGTAAAACAGGTAATAGGTTCAGATGGCTGGCAACATGGAACAAAAGAAGAGCTACAAAAAGATTTAGCTCCAATAGAAAGGGTTTTAGATAAAAATGGAAATCATTTTATAATTCAAGTGCCTTTTATTGATCCTCCTGTTTATGCGGCAATATGGAAAGTAAATGTAGGGAAGGTTTCTTTATATTTACTTGATACAGATATAGAACAAAATGATCCTTGGGATAGAGAAATTTCTTATAGACTTTATACACCTGATTTACAACAAAGATTAAGACAACAGATAGTTTTAGGAATTGGTGGTTATAAAGTTTTGAAAGAGCTTGGTATTGAGTATTCAATATTACACTTAAATGAAGGACATCCAGCTTTTGCTATATTTGAAAGAATTAGAAATTTTGTAGAAGATGAAAATTTAACATTAGATGAAGCTATAGAAAAGGTTAAAAGAAGTTCTATTTTTACAACTCATACACCTCTACAAGCAGCAACAGATGTATATAGTTTTGATATGATGAGCAAATATTTTCAAGATTATTGGCAACATTTAGGAATGACAAAAGAACAGTTTTTAAGTTTTGGAATAAATCCAGATGATCCTTCTGGTTTTAATATGACTGTTTTTGCCCTTAGAATGTGTAATTATAGAAATGCAGTAAGTAAAAAACATTGTGAAACTACAAAGAAAATATGGAAACATGTATTTGAAAAAGAAAATGAAAAAGATGTACCAGTTGATTATGTAACAAATGGAGTACATATACCTACTTGGCTTGATGAAGAGCTTTACGATATTTATGAAGAAATATTAGGAGATAGATGGCTAATACTTCAAGATAATCCTGATATATGGGAAAAGATTTTAGATATAGATGATAAAAAACTTTGGGAAATTAAATACAAAAACAAAGTAAGGATGATTAATTTTATAAGAGAGAAAGCAAGAAAGAAATGGGCAAATGAAGAAGCAGATCCATCTGTTATTATTGCTGAAGGGGTTATGCTTGATCCTGATATTTTAACAATTGGCTTTGCCAGAAGAATGACTTCATATAAAAGGCCAGATTTAATACTTTATGATTTAGAAAGATTAGAAAAGATAATAAACAATGAATCAAAGCCTGTTCAGATTATATTTGCAGGTAAAGCACATCCAGCAGATATTCCAGGTAAAAAGATCATCCAAAAAATATTTAAAATAGCTCAAGATCCTAAATTTAAAGGAAGAATAGTATTTATTGAAGATTATGGAAAATTAGTAGCAAGATATTTAGTAAAAGGTGTTGATTTATGGCTTAATACTCCAAAACCTCCTCTTGAAGCTTGTGGAACAAGTGGAATGAAAGCATCTATGAATGGAGTTTTACATTTATCATCTAATGATGGCTGGTGGGTAGAAGGATATAATGGTAAAAATGGTTGGGTTTTTGGACAAGAGCCTGCAGATGATTCAAAAGATGCAGAAGAACTTTACAACCTATTGGAAAATGAAGTTATACCTCTTTATTATGATAGAAATAGTGACGGTATTCCTTACAAATGGATAAGAAAAATGAAAGAAGCAATGATTTCAGTATCTCCAAGATTTAGTGCAAGAAGAATGATGAAAGATTATTTAGAAAAATTTTATATTCCAATTACAAAAGAAATAACTAAAAAAGATTAATATAGACAGCTTAAAGCTTAAAAGCTATATTTATTTTAAAAGGAGGGAAAAAAGTTTGGTAAAGATAGCTAAAAAAGGAAATAAAGCTTGGGTTACTTTTACTACTCCTGTTTTAGAATGCGAAAAAGTAGAGATAAAAGGAAGTTGGAATGACTGGCAACCGGAAGAAATGAAAAAAAAGAAAAATGGAGAATTTTATATTAGAAAATATTTACCAGCTAACCAAACATATGAGTTTGGTTATCTTATTGATGGTAATAAATGGATTTGGGACGATACAGTGGAAACTGTTTATAGTCCTTTTGGTAGTAAAAATTCTGTTTTAAAAATATAAGATAAAGGAAGGTTCATGTCAAATGTAAAAGCAGTTTTAATGGCTGGTGGTTTTGGTACAAGAATTCAACCTTTAACTGCATCTGTACCAAAACCAATGCTTCCAGTTGTAAATTTTCCAATGATGGAACATATACTAAAAAAGTTAAAAAGAACAGGAATTGATGAAGTTGTAATTTTACTATATTTCAAACCTGATGTGATAAAAAACTATTTCAAAGATGGTAGTAAATGGGGAGTAAAAATACATTATGTTTTACCTGATGATGATTATGGTACTGCAGGAGCAGTAAAGTTTGCACAAGAGTTTTTAGATACTACATTTATGGTTGTAAGTGGAGATTTAGTAACAGATTTTGATTTTAAAAAGATTATCTCTGAACATAGAAAGAAAAACTCAAAACTAAGTATTGCTTTAACCTCAGTTGAAAATCCTTTAGAGTTTGGAATTGTTATTACAGATGAAAATCAAAAAATAGAGAAATTTTTAGAAAAACCAAGTTGGGGTGAAGTTTTTAGCGATACCATAAATACAGGAATATATGTAATAGAACCTGAAATCTTAGATTTTATTCCATTAAAAGAAAATTTTGATTTTGCTAAAAATCTATTTCCACTACTTATGGAAAAAGGTATTGATTTATATGGAATAAATATGGAAGGCTACTGGAGAGATGTTGGAAATCCAGATAGTTATAGAGAAGTCCATCAAGATATTTTAAATGAAAGATTAAATTTTGAAATTCCAGGAAAGGTTGTAGAATATCCTGATGGAAAACTTTATTTAACTGGAGATAGTCAAATAGATAACTCTGTAGAGATTGTTGGAAATGTAGTAATTGGGAATAATGTAAAACTTGGAAAAGGTGTAAAACTTAATAATGTGGTAATAGGTGATAATGTAGAAATAGGAGAAAATGGAAAAATAAGAAATTCTGTTTTATGGCATGATATAAAAATAGGTAAAAACTTTATTTTAGATAATGGGGTTATATGTGAAAATAATGAAATAGGAGATAATGTTGAAGCAAAAGCAGGATTAATACTTGCAAGAAATTGTAAAATTGGAGATTTAGTAAAAATAGAGCAAGATGTTACTATATGGCCAGATAAAAAGATAGACCCAGCTTCAATAGTAAATAATAATATTGTATTTGGAGATAGATATAAAAGCTCTATTTTTGAACATGGTAGTGTCGTAGGTAAAAGTAATATTGAATTTAGTTGTGATATGGCAACAAAATTAGCAGAAGCTTTTGCTACTGTTTTACCTGTTGGAGCAAAAATAGCTACTGCAAGAGATAAAGATAAAAGTGCTAGAATGCTTAAAAGATCATTCTTAGGAGGTCTTTTATCTTCTGGTATAAATGTTGTTGATTTAGGAGGAGTTCCTATCTCTGTATTAAGACATGAGATTTATACAAACCCAGAGATTGTAGGTGGGGTTTATTTTAAACAAAGTTCTGTTGATCCATTTTCAACAGAGGCAACCTTTTTTAATGAGCATGGACTTAGAATAAGTACAAATACTGCTAAAGCAGTAGAAAAAGCATTCTTCAAAGAGAAATTTAGAAGAGTTGATTATTATCAAATAGGAAAAATTTATGAAAATGATTATGCAGTAGAAATAGAAAAATATAAAAATGCGGTTAAAGAAACAGTAGATTTTAAAATCATCACAAGTGAAAATTTTAGAATTGCAGTTGATATGATGCATGGAATTTTAGGAGAAGTATTTCCTGAAATACTAACTGAGTTAGAAATAGAACATATTACATTAAATAGTTATTATGATGAAAGAAAACTATTTAACTTGCCTCATTTAGAGAATATTTCTAAAAAAGATATGTCAAATATAGTTAAATCCTTAGGGCTAAAAGCTGGTTTTATGCTTTATCCAAATGGAGAGAAAATCCTAATAATTACAGAAGAAGGAGAAGTACTTGATAAAATCAAAGGTTTACTT contains these protein-coding regions:
- a CDS encoding ammonium transporter codes for the protein MKSKIMLLLTALVPYISFAGESKLDTGDTAWMITATAFVVLMTVGGLILFYGGMTRFKNVVNTVMMVLMAYAVAIVVWFLWGYSLAFTEGGSLNAIVGGLSKFLMNGVDYKALSGTYPEWVFATFQSTFAAITIALAAGAVIERMKFSTWIIFVILWITFVYAPIAHVVWGGGFLFEAGALDFAGGTVVHINAGVTGLVLALLVGKRKDYKKTAILPSSVVLTALGAGLLWFGWFGFNAGSAFGANEVAGVALLTTNLATAAAVISWVLMEWITAKKPTLLGAASGAIAGLVAITPAAGFVDAIGALIIGLVAGIVGWFGVYVLKKALGYDDSLDTFGVHGLAGMWGALATGIFALQSLAWDGSPLQNGDRLGQIWVQVESILFTIIYTAIMTTILFFVAKVLTKGARVDEESETVGLDETTHGERGFNL
- a CDS encoding outer membrane beta-barrel protein — protein: MKKLVGFLTVAGLLTSVNAAEVNLKLPVKVSGGISAGYSYADSTAEGFELNNFLLEFSKDAETGDIGFTAAIGYLSSNKPSTTGDQFGFQYGYLTIKPIENITLDAGVLTTNVGYEVANTYANPNITLGKVWSAQPVYYGGARLTYSFTEDLNVFAEVNDDGNSGAWSVGSIGKLNNIEYVASYYDKNNPSEPDIVDIILSTSLMENLDVAVNGDYQIGKNNNGYGVAFYIIPKAGNISLPIRLESFDDNGSGAYNNNKGYDIAITPTYKFKSGYLRAEAFYYNYDKKEGISGSDAAGGYVDDSNVVFRVEAGYTF
- a CDS encoding secondary thiamine-phosphate synthase enzyme YjbQ, giving the protein MIKILEVITQKRTHFVDITDQVQEVLDEIRIKDGICYLYVPHTTAGIFINENADPDVKWDVEQTLEKLVPWNDDYKHIEGNAAAHIKSILVGTNTFVPIENGKLLLGTWQGIFFAEFDGPRTRKVYIKIIKD
- the glgP gene encoding alpha-glucan family phosphorylase; translated protein: MNKDPSANIIIPSLPEEIKGLSEIALNLWWTWNPRGENLFRILNPYLWKESENNPIAVLKNLPKEYLESLTKDENFMKEYKYVYALFKDYMNDTNIYAKEKPLPIAYFCAEFGLHHTIPIYSGGLGILAGDILKESSDMNIPIVGIGFMYPHGYVKQVIGSDGWQHGTKEELQKDLAPIERVLDKNGNHFIIQVPFIDPPVYAAIWKVNVGKVSLYLLDTDIEQNDPWDREISYRLYTPDLQQRLRQQIVLGIGGYKVLKELGIEYSILHLNEGHPAFAIFERIRNFVEDENLTLDEAIEKVKRSSIFTTHTPLQAATDVYSFDMMSKYFQDYWQHLGMTKEQFLSFGINPDDPSGFNMTVFALRMCNYRNAVSKKHCETTKKIWKHVFEKENEKDVPVDYVTNGVHIPTWLDEELYDIYEEILGDRWLILQDNPDIWEKILDIDDKKLWEIKYKNKVRMINFIREKARKKWANEEADPSVIIAEGVMLDPDILTIGFARRMTSYKRPDLILYDLERLEKIINNESKPVQIIFAGKAHPADIPGKKIIQKIFKIAQDPKFKGRIVFIEDYGKLVARYLVKGVDLWLNTPKPPLEACGTSGMKASMNGVLHLSSNDGWWVEGYNGKNGWVFGQEPADDSKDAEELYNLLENEVIPLYYDRNSDGIPYKWIRKMKEAMISVSPRFSARRMMKDYLEKFYIPITKEITKKD
- a CDS encoding isoamylase early set domain-containing protein; amino-acid sequence: MVKIAKKGNKAWVTFTTPVLECEKVEIKGSWNDWQPEEMKKKKNGEFYIRKYLPANQTYEFGYLIDGNKWIWDDTVETVYSPFGSKNSVLKI
- a CDS encoding sugar phosphate nucleotidyltransferase produces the protein MSNVKAVLMAGGFGTRIQPLTASVPKPMLPVVNFPMMEHILKKLKRTGIDEVVILLYFKPDVIKNYFKDGSKWGVKIHYVLPDDDYGTAGAVKFAQEFLDTTFMVVSGDLVTDFDFKKIISEHRKKNSKLSIALTSVENPLEFGIVITDENQKIEKFLEKPSWGEVFSDTINTGIYVIEPEILDFIPLKENFDFAKNLFPLLMEKGIDLYGINMEGYWRDVGNPDSYREVHQDILNERLNFEIPGKVVEYPDGKLYLTGDSQIDNSVEIVGNVVIGNNVKLGKGVKLNNVVIGDNVEIGENGKIRNSVLWHDIKIGKNFILDNGVICENNEIGDNVEAKAGLILARNCKIGDLVKIEQDVTIWPDKKIDPASIVNNNIVFGDRYKSSIFEHGSVVGKSNIEFSCDMATKLAEAFATVLPVGAKIATARDKDKSARMLKRSFLGGLLSSGINVVDLGGVPISVLRHEIYTNPEIVGGVYFKQSSVDPFSTEATFFNEHGLRISTNTAKAVEKAFFKEKFRRVDYYQIGKIYENDYAVEIEKYKNAVKETVDFKIITSENFRIAVDMMHGILGEVFPEILTELEIEHITLNSYYDERKLFNLPHLENISKKDMSNIVKSLGLKAGFMLYPNGEKILIITEEGEVLDKIKGLLVVLNLVDIHAKNLNTKLKVFLPVWAPDIVKFENLEITYGKYTDFKLEDLQKYYLVATVEGSFAFTEFVPYRDTMYATLKILEFLNRYKLSLAEISKNIVKFFYKHCEIPCPQIKKGKIMKKFIQEAKGKKHSLVDGVKIWENDTDWILLIPDQYGEFLHLYMQAKNEEIGNKLHKKYEEKIKNWMEN